The Hymenobacter sp. DG01 sequence CTCACTGGTTTTCTCGTTGAAGTTGCCCGTGCTCAGGTAGGCGTAGAGGCGGTTCTGGTTGTCCTCGGAGCGGGTGATGAGCAGCAGCTTGCTGTGCACCTTCAGATCGGGGATGCCATAAATAACGTTGGCGCCGGCTTTCTGCAGCTTTTCAGCCCAGAACATGTTGCTTTCCTCATCAAAGCGGGCCTTCAGCTCAACTACCACTGTTACTTGCTTGCCGTTTTTGGCGGCCTTCAGCAGGGCTTTGGCTACTTCGCTTTTGCCAGCCACCCGGTACAGCGTGATGCTGATGCTGCTGACCTGCGGGTCCTGGCCGGCCTCATTAATCAGGCGCGTTACGTAGTCGAAAGACTGGTAGGGCAGGTGCAGTAGATGGTCGCGCTCGGCAATGGCGGGCAGCATCTTGCCGGTGCGGGGCAGGGTAGGGTGGGGCAGGGCCGGCATGGGCTCGTACTGGAGCTGGGCCAGCCCGAAGTCCGGGAACCCGAAGAAGTCGCGGAAGTTGTGGTATCGGCTGCCTTCCACCAGCTCGTCCTTGCCGATGCCGGTTTTCTGCATCACGGCCCGCAGCACCTCCTGGGGCATGGCGGGGTCGTAGAGCAGGCGGGCGGGGTAGCCGGTTTCGCGCTTCTGCAGGCTGCTCTTGATTTTAGCCAGCATGTTACCCGATACTTCTTCCTGAATGTCCAGTTCGGCGTCGCGGGAGAGTTTAATGGCGTGCACCTGCACTTTCTGGTACTTCGGGAACAGCTCCTGGGCGCAGCACCGGATTACGTCATCGAGAAACATCACGTACTTGTCCTCGCCCTGGGCTGGCAGCTCCACAAAGCGGCTGCCGTGGCGCTTGGTGGGCAGCTCCATCACCACTACCCGCTCCTCATCCTGCTTTTTGCGGTTTTCGGGCTGGGTCAGCAGGAAGGTGAGGTACACGCTCTGGTCGCGCAGGAAAAGATGGTGCAGGTTGTCATCGAGGATGATGGGCGAAAGCAAATCCTGCACCTGCTCCCGGAAGTAGGCCTGCACCCAGGCGCGCTGCTCGGCCGTGAGGTCACGCTCTGAAACCAGGTGAATATGCTGGGCCTTCAGGGCGGGCAGGATGTCGTTGCGGAAGGTTTCGCCGAAGGCTTCCTGCTGGCGGCCTACCTCCCGCAGCAGGTCCTGAAGCTGGGCTACGGGGTCTTCGCCCAGCTTGGC is a genomic window containing:
- the ppk1 gene encoding polyphosphate kinase 1, whose protein sequence is MSETTQAQPRLLNRELSWLAFNCRVLQEAQNPEVPLLERIKFLAIFSSNLDEYFKVRVATLRRLVKLKKKTRAKLGEDPVAQLQDLLREVGRQQEAFGETFRNDILPALKAQHIHLVSERDLTAEQRAWVQAYFREQVQDLLSPIILDDNLHHLFLRDQSVYLTFLLTQPENRKKQDEERVVVMELPTKRHGSRFVELPAQGEDKYVMFLDDVIRCCAQELFPKYQKVQVHAIKLSRDAELDIQEEVSGNMLAKIKSSLQKRETGYPARLLYDPAMPQEVLRAVMQKTGIGKDELVEGSRYHNFRDFFGFPDFGLAQLQYEPMPALPHPTLPRTGKMLPAIAERDHLLHLPYQSFDYVTRLINEAGQDPQVSSISITLYRVAGKSEVAKALLKAAKNGKQVTVVVELKARFDEESNMFWAEKLQKAGANVIYGIPDLKVHSKLLLITRSEDNQNRLYAYLSTGNFNEKTSEVYADHGLFTSNPDITREVVEVFRYFHDRQDKTGLFQHLLVAPFELREKLNALIDHEIELARQGQDAYIILKLNALQDERMILKLYEASQAGVRVELLIRGISCLIPELPGQSENIRQRGMVDRFLEHARVYVFGNGGEEKVYVASSDWMARNLDRRVEVAFPILQPDLRAEVRHLLDLQRHDNVKARDFHNHFIGPDGDDTEAARIRSQFDTYAYLKSLCKPGKKRK